Part of the Ornithinimicrobium flavum genome, CCCGGCCTCATCCGGCCCACCACCCGGGCGTCGGTCCTGGTCCACCACGAGAGCGACACCCGCTGGTTCACGGACAAGCGGGTCCTGCCCGAGCTGGCGCGGGTCGCCGGGGCGGATACCGCCGGCGACGACCCGGGGTCGGTGCGCCTCGTCACCTCCGACGCGCTCCCCGCGGGCCTGGCGCTGCTGGACGCCCCGGACATCGACTCCGTCGTGCAGGCCAACCGCCAGCTGTCCAAGCAGTTGCTGTCCGCCGCGGACCTGTGGCTCTTCGTCACCACGGCGGCCCGCTACGCCGACGCCGTCCCGTGGGACCTGCTGCGGGAGGCCTCGGAGCGGGGCACGTCGGTGGCAATCGTCCTCAACCGCGTGCCACCGGAGGCGATGGAGCAGGTGCGCGTGCACCTCGCCGGCATGCTGCGCGACCAGGACCTCGGCAAGGCTCCCATCTTCACCGTGCCCGAGGTCGACCTGCAGGACGGGCTCATCCCGGACCGGAACATCGAGCGGCTCCGGGGGTGGCTGACCTCGCTGGCCAGCGACGCCCGGGCCCGCTCCGTGGTCATCCGGCGTACCCTCTCGGGCACCCTCGGCTCCCTCGGGCAGCGGGCCGGAGCCCTGACCGAGGTCGGCCGGGAGCAGCTGGCCGCCCTCCACCGGCTGCAGGAGGCACCCCGGGACGCGTATGCCGACGCCCTCGCCTCCGTCTCGGACGGGGTCCAGGACGGGTCGCTGCTGCGCGGGGAGGTGCTGGCCCGCTGGCAGGAGCTCATCGGCACCGGTGAGTTCCTCCGGTCGATCGAGGCCGGCATCGGGCGCGTGCGCGACCGGGTCTCCTCGTGGTTCACCGGCCGGGAGATCTCCTCCGAGCCCCTGGGGGACGCGCTCCAGTCCGGAGCCGCGGCCCTCATCGCCTCCCACGGGCAGGTCGCGGCCAGCACCGCCGCCCGGGCATGGAAGCAGGCGCCCGGCGGCGCTCCCCTCGTCGAGGCGCACCCCGAGCTGGCCAAGGCCACCCCCGGCTTCGTCGAGGACGTCGAGCGGCTCATCCGTGACTGGCAGCGCGACATCCTCGAGATGGTCAAGGAGGAGGCCGGCAGCCGACGGACGACCGCCCGCTACCTCGCCTTCGGCGTCAACGGCCTGGCCGTGCTGCTCATGATCGTGGTCTTCAGCATGACGGCCGGGCTGACGGGCAGCGAGATCGCCATCGCCGGTGGGTCCGCGGTGCTCGCGCAGCGGCTGCTGGAGGCCGTCTTCGGTGACCAGGCGGTGCGGGACATGGCTCGGAAGGCCAGGCAGACCCTCCTGACCAGGGTCGAGACGCTCTACGAGCAGGAGCGGTCGCGCTACGACCGCGCCCTGGAGGA contains:
- a CDS encoding dynamin family protein; translated protein: MTVTSADPAALLSAVERLHAGAGALQLPLELDGAAEARTARRELVQQLDDYVLPRLRSLDAPLLTVVGGSTGAGKSTLVNSVVGAEVTRPGLIRPTTRASVLVHHESDTRWFTDKRVLPELARVAGADTAGDDPGSVRLVTSDALPAGLALLDAPDIDSVVQANRQLSKQLLSAADLWLFVTTAARYADAVPWDLLREASERGTSVAIVLNRVPPEAMEQVRVHLAGMLRDQDLGKAPIFTVPEVDLQDGLIPDRNIERLRGWLTSLASDARARSVVIRRTLSGTLGSLGQRAGALTEVGREQLAALHRLQEAPRDAYADALASVSDGVQDGSLLRGEVLARWQELIGTGEFLRSIEAGIGRVRDRVSSWFTGREISSEPLGDALQSGAAALIASHGQVAASTAARAWKQAPGGAPLVEAHPELAKATPGFVEDVERLIRDWQRDILEMVKEEAGSRRTTARYLAFGVNGLAVLLMIVVFSMTAGLTGSEIAIAGGSAVLAQRLLEAVFGDQAVRDMARKARQTLLTRVETLYEQERSRYDRALEEVAVPEQAIREVDEARAQVEATR